The proteins below are encoded in one region of Hordeum vulgare subsp. vulgare chromosome 3H, MorexV3_pseudomolecules_assembly, whole genome shotgun sequence:
- the LOC123440481 gene encoding E3 ubiquitin-protein ligase PUB23-like: MAAMAPPAEVPSYFLCPISLQLMRDPVTLPTGISYDRAAISRWLAASATPAACSTSQRTCPVTRQPLEPELQLTPNHTLRRLIGSWVASVSPGSDVEGEVAALRPVRRDELASLLSDAAEAQVGALRKLGELVAECEDTRAMLESQDGVFDALSRVLTGATACSTAREEAVGVLASLRIPEQDLVRVVSRHGNLAESLTAVLRSSNLQSRAQAMRLVRSLADVSVPAWVIGLNQELLAEVIRVVRDRVSTRATKAALHALSALCPYGRNRVKIVGAGAVPALVELLLDEPERRVCELALAVLDRLCTCAEGRAELVAHAAGVVVLGKKVLRVSEAASERAVRVLRSVARHAATPAVLQEMAQAGVVGKLCLALRSELCGVKTKEKAHEVLKLHSRIWRSSPCLSPKFLALYPS; encoded by the coding sequence CCGGTCACGCTGCCCACCGGCATCTCCTACGACCGCGCCGCCATCTCGCGCTGGCTCGCCGCGTCTGCTACGCCGGCCGCTTGCAGCACCAGCCAGCGCACCTGCCCCGTCACGCGCCAGCCGCTCGAGCCGGAGCTCCAGCTCACGCCCAACCACACCCTCCGCCGCCTCATCGGCTCCTGGGTCGCGTCCGTCTCCCCAGGCTCCGACGTCGAGGGGGAGGTGGCCGCGCTGAGGCCCGTGCGCCGGGACGAGCTCGCGTCGCTGCTCTCCGACGCCGCCGAGGCCCAGGTCGGCGCGCTCAGGAAGCTGGGGGAGCTGGTGGCCGAGTGCGAGGACACGAGGGCAATGCTGGAGTCCCAGGATGGCGTGTTCGACGCGCTGTCTCGTGTCCTCACCGGCGCCACCGCTTGCTCCACTGCGCGGGAGGAGGCCGTCGGGGTCCTCGCGTCGCTCCGGATCCCGGAGCAGGATCTGGTCCGCGTCGTGTCCAGGCACGGCAACCTGGCGGAGTCCCTCACGGCCGTGCTCCGCTCGTCCAACCTGCAGTCGAGGGCGCAGGCCATGCGGCTCGTGAGGTCGCTGGCCGACGTCTCCGTGCCGGCCTGGGTGATCGGGCTGAACCAGGAGCTCCTCGCCGAGGTGATCCGCGTGGTCCGTGACCGCGTGTCGACGCGCGCCACCAAGGCGGCGCTCCACGCGCTCTCCGCGCTCTGTCCGTACGGCCGGAACCGTGTCAAGATCGTCGGCGCGGGCGCTGTGCCGGCGCTCGTGGAGCTTCTCCTGGACGAGCCCGAGAGGCGGGTCTGCGAGCTCGCGCTGGCCGTGCTGGACCGGCTGTGCACGTGCGCCGAGGGGCGCGCCGAGCTGGTGGCGCACGCGGCGGGCGTGGTCGTGTTGGGCAAGAAGGTACTGCGGGTGTCGGAGGCGGCCAGCGAGCGGGCGGTGCGCGTGCTGAGGTCCGTCGCACGGCACGCGGCGACGCCAGCCGTGCTGCAGGAGATGGCGCAGGCCGGCGTCGTGGGCAAGCTGTGCCTGGCGCTGCGGTCCGAGCTGTGCGGGGTCAAGACCAAGGAGAAGGCGCACGAGGTGCTCAAGCTGCACTCCAGGATCTGGAGAAGCTCACCGTGCTTGTCTCCCAAATTCTTGGCGCTCTACCCTTCGTGA